From one Bos taurus isolate L1 Dominette 01449 registration number 42190680 breed Hereford chromosome 24, ARS-UCD2.0, whole genome shotgun sequence genomic stretch:
- the CXXC1 gene encoding CXXC-type zinc finger protein 1 — protein sequence MEGDASDPEPPDAGEDSKSENGENAPIYCICRKPDINCFMIGCDNCNEWFHGDCIRITEKMAKAIREWYCRECREKDPKLEIRYRHKKSRERDSSERDGSEPRDEGGGRKRPAPDPDLQRRAGAGTGVGAMLARGSASPHKSSPQPLVATPSQHHQQQQQQQQIKRSARMCGECEACRRTEDCGHCDFCRDMKKFGGPNKIRQKCRLRQCQLRARESYKYFPSSLSPVTPSESLPRPRRPLPTQPQPQPSQKLGRLREDEGAVASAAVKEPPEATATPEPLSDEDLPLDSELYQDFCAGAFDDHSLPWMSDTEESQFLDPALRKRAVKVKHVKRREKKSEKKKDERYKRHRQKQKHKDKWKHPERADAKDPASLPQCLGPGCVRAAQPGSKYCSDDCGMKLAANRIYEILPQRIQQWQQSPCIAEEHGKKLLERIRREQQSARTRLQEMERRFHELEAIILRAKQQAVREDEESNEGDSDDTDLQIFCVSCGHPINPRVALRHMERCYAKYESQTSFGSMYPTRIEGATRLFCDVYNPQSKTYCKRLQVLCPEHSRDPKVPADEVCGCPLVRDVFELTGDFCRLPKRQCNRHYCWEKLRRAEVDLERVRVWYKLDELFEQERNVRTAMTNRAGLLALMLHQTIQHDPLTTDLRSNAER from the exons ATG GAGGGCGACGCTTCAGATCCAGAGCCTCCAGACGCCGGGGAGGACAGCAAGTCCGAGAATGGGGAGAATGCGCCCATCTACTGCATCTGCCGCAAACCAGACATCAACTGCTTCATGAT CGGGTGTGACAACTGCAATGAATGGTTTCACGGGGACTGCATCCGGATCACTGAGAAGATGGCCAAGGCCATCCGGGAGTGGTACTGTCGTGAGTGCCGAG agaaggaccccaagctgGAAATCCGCTATCGGCATAAGAAGTCGCGGGAGCGAGACAGCTCCGAGCGAGACGGCAGTGAGCCCCGGGATGAGGGTGGAGGGCGCAAGAGGCCTGCCCCGGATCCGGACCTGCAGcgcagggcaggggcagggacaGGGGTTGGGGCCATGCTTGCTCGGGGATCTGCTTCGCCCCACAAATCCTCTCCACAGCCCCTGGTGGCCACGCCCAGCCAG catcaccagcagcagcagcagcagcagcagatcaaacGATCAGCCCGCATGTGTGGCGAGTGCGAGGCCTGCCGGCGCACGGAGGACTGTGGTCACTGTGACTTCTGCCGAGACATGAAGAAGTTTGGGGGCCCAAACAAGATCCGGCAGAAGTGCCGGCTCCGTCAGTGCCAGCTTCGGGCCCGG GAATCGTACAAGTACTTCCCTTCCTCG CTCTCGCCGGTGACGCCCTCAGAGTCCCTGCCAAGGCCTCGCCGGCCCCTGCCCACCCAGCCACAGCCACAGCCATCGCAGAAGCTAGGGCGCCTCCGAGAGGATGAGGGGGCAGTGGCATCTGCGGCAGTCAAGGAGCCACCGGAGGCTACAGCGACACCCGAGCCACTCTCGGATGAGGACCTCCCACTGGACTCTGAACTGTACCAGGACTTCTGTGCAGGGGCCTTCGATGACCACAGCCTG CCCTGGATGAGCGACACGGAGGAGTCCCAGTTCCTGGACCCAGCGCTGCGGAAGAGGGCGGTGAAAGTGAAGCACGTGAAGCGGCGGGAGAAGAAGTCTGAGAAGAAG AAGGACGAAAGATACAAGCGCCATCGACAGAAGCAGAAGCACAAGGACAAATGGAAACACCCGGAGCGGGCTGACGCCAAGGACCCCGCGTCGCTGCCGCAGTGCCTGGGGCCTGGTTGCGTGCGCGCCGCCCAGCCCGGCTCCAAGTATTGCTCCGACGACTGCGGCATGAAGCTGGCGGCCAA CCGCATCTACGAGATCCTCCCGCAGCGCATCCAGCAGTGGCAGCAGAGCCCGTGCATTGCTGAGGAGCACGGCAAGAAGCTGCTCGAGCGCATCCGCCGGGAGCAGCAGAGCGCGCGCACCCGCCTCCAGGAGATGGAGCGCCGCTTCCACGAGCTCGAGGCCATCATCCTGCGAGCCAAGCAGCAGGCGGTGCGCGAGGACGAGGAG AGCAACGAGGGCGACAGTGACGACACGGACCTGCAGATCTTCTGCGTCTCCTGCGGGCACCCCATCAACCCACGCGTTGCCTTGCGCCACATGGAGCGCTGCTACGCCAAG TACGAGAGCCAGACGTCCTTTGGGTCCATGTACCCCACCCGCATCGAGGG GGCCACACGGCTCTTCTGTGACGTCTACAACCCTCAGAGCAAGACGTACTGTAAGCGGCTCCAGGTGCTATGCCCCGAGCACTCACGGGACCCCAAA GTGCCAGCTGACGAGGTATGCGGGTGCCCCCTTGTAAGGGATGTTTTTGAGCTCACCGGTGACTTCTGCCGCCTGCCCAAGCGCCAGTGCAACCGGCACTACTGCTGGGAGAAGCTGCGGCGCGCCGAGGTGGACCTGGAGCGCGTGCGCGTG TGGTACAAGCTGGACGAGCTGTTTGAGCAGGAGCGCAACGTTCGCACAGCCATGACCAACCGGGCGGGCTTACTGGCCCTGATGCTGCACCAAACCATCCAGCATGACCCGCTCACCACCGACCTGCGGTCAAACGCCGAGCGCTGA